In the genome of Luteitalea pratensis, the window CGATCGACACGGAGAGGTGGGCGGCGCGTGCTGCGCCTACTACCGTGGCGAGAAAGTCGTAGACCTATGGGGCGGTGTCCGGAACCAGGTGACCGATACGCCCTGGGAGCGGGACACGATGGTGGTGGTCCACTCGGCCACCAAGGGCCTGGCCGCGATGACCCTGGCGATCGCCCACTCGCGCGGGTGGCTGGACTACGAGGAGCGGGTGGCGACCTACTGGCCGGAATTCGCGCAGCAGGGCAAGCAGACGATCACCGTACGTCAACTGCTCGCGCACCAGGCCGGGCTGTTCGCCTTCGATGAGCCGGTCGACCGCGACGTCGTCGCGGACCTCGACCGGCTTGCCGGCGTGATGGCTCGCCAGAAGCCGGCATGGGAACCCGGGATGCGGCAGGCATATCACGCACTTACCCTCGGGTTCTACGAGGGGGAGCTGATGCGCCGCATCGATCCCAGGCACCGCTCCCTGGGACAATTCTTCCACGACGAGGTTGCCGCGGCGCTCGGCGAGGACGTCCATATCGGTCTGCCGCAGGACATTCCGAATTCTCGGCTCGCCGTCCTGGCCCCGCCCGGGCGCCTTGCCCTGCTCTGGGGGTTCCCGCTTCGGCTCACCCTCGAGGCCTTGAACCCGCGCTCAAACATTCATCGCGCCCTGATGGTGAATCCGGGCGCGGCAGTGTATCTCGACGAGCCGCGTGTCTATGCGCGCGACCTCGAAGTGCCGTCCGGCAACGCGGTGGGTAGCGCGCGCGGCATCGCGCGCGCCTACGGCGTGTTCGCCAGCGGCGGCCGCGAGCTGGGACTTCGGCAGGAAACGCTCGACCTGCTGGCGGCCCGGGCAGTTCCGCCCGGTCGCGGGTTCCATGACGAGTGCATGAAGGCCGAGGGCCTCGAGTTCTCGCTGGGCTTCATGAAGTCGTGCCCGGCCTTCCCGTTCGGCAGCGCCAGTGCCTATGGGGCGCCAGGCGCAGGCGGCGCGATGGGCTTTGCCGATCCCGAGACGGGCATCGGTTACGGCTACGTGACCAGCCAGATGGGAACGACACTGACTGGCGACCCGAGAGACGTCGCGCTCCGTGATGCACTCTGCGCCTCGCTCCGGAAGCAGTGCTGAGGCGCTAATGCGCGCGGCCACTCGTCGCCTCAACGTGTGTCCTGCCAGCAGAGCCGTGTCCAACGGTGGTAGCTCGCGATGCCAATAGCGATTTGACGGCGCTTCCGGGAAGCCTCGCACTTGCATCTGCTCCGATTGCCAGAACCGCGACCTCCCGGGCCGCAAAAAATTTGTGTTGTCTGCAGCAGCGTGCGCCCGGACGATATGAGGCATGGCGCCGGAACCCCCGCGAGCCCGGCCTGAGGAAAGAACGATGACAGGATCTTCGCGCGCACGGCGCCTGGCCATCGGCGCCCTGCTGTCGGCGTCGCTTGGCGCGGCCTGCGGCGGACAGGAGGCCACGCCTTCCGCGCCCGCAACGTCTCCCGCTGCTGCTGCCACCACGTCGGCGGCCCCGGCACCACCAGCCAATCCCGTCCCGGCTCCGACTGCGGACCCGGCCCTGGCCGCCACGGTGCCTGCCGATGCACCCATCCCTCCCACCGCGTCTCCCTACGACGCGCTTCCGGAGGGAGTACGGCGCCTGATCGACCGGCCGTCCTCAGGCGACCTCGACGAGATGGTGAAGCGGCGGTCGATCCGCGTCGGTGTCACGTTCAACCGCACCCACTACTTCATCGATCGTGGCCAGGAGCACGGGCTCACCTATGAGGCGCTGAAGTCGTTCGAAAAGGACCTCAACGAACGTCTCAAGACCGGCAACCTCAAGGTCCACGTGGTCATCGTGCCGATGTCACGCGATCAACTGCATGCGGCCCTGGCGGGCGGAACCATCGACATGGTCGCGGCCATGGTCACCGTCCGGCCGGAGTTGGAAAAGGTCGCCGCCTTCTCGGTGCCGACACGCACCAACGTGAACCAGGTGGTGGTGACCGGACCGGGTGCACCGCCGCTCGCGACGCTCGACGACCTCGCGGGACGGGAGGTGTTCGTTCGCAAGGCGAGCGCATATTACGGTTCGCTGACCCAGCTCAGCACGCAGCTGACCGGCCGCGGCAAGCCGGCCATCGTCATCCATGAGGCGCCGGACGTGCTCGAGGACGATGACATCCTCGAGATGGTCAACGCCGGCCTGATGCCGATCACCATTGTCGACGACTACCTGGCGCAGTTCTGGCAGCAGGTGTTCACCGACATCAAGGTGCATCCGGATCTCGCCGTCCGGACCGGCGGAACGCTGGCCATCGCCTTCCGCAAGGAGAATCCGAAGCTGCGTGCCGTGGTGGACGAGTGGGTCCTCAAGCACGGTCGAGGCGACACGTTGCGTGCGGTGCTCGAGCAGCGCTACCTGAAGAACGTGAAGTTTGCCAAGAACGCCACGACGGATGCCGAGCGGCGCAAGTTCAGGGAGGTGATCGAGCTGTTCAGGAAGTACGGGGGCCAGTACGACATGGATTACCTGTTGATGGCGGCGCAGGGATACCAGGAATCGACGCTGGACAACAACGTGAAGAGCCCCGTCGGCGCGGTGGGCGTGATGCAGGTGATGCCACCGACGGGCAAGCAGCTCAATGTCGGGGACATCCACAAGCTGGAGCCCAACATCCATGCCGGCGTCAAGTACATGCGGTTCATGATGGACCAGTACTTCAAGGACGAATCGATCGACCCGTTGAACAAGGGGCTCAT includes:
- a CDS encoding transglycosylase SLT domain-containing protein, yielding MTGSSRARRLAIGALLSASLGAACGGQEATPSAPATSPAAAATTSAAPAPPANPVPAPTADPALAATVPADAPIPPTASPYDALPEGVRRLIDRPSSGDLDEMVKRRSIRVGVTFNRTHYFIDRGQEHGLTYEALKSFEKDLNERLKTGNLKVHVVIVPMSRDQLHAALAGGTIDMVAAMVTVRPELEKVAAFSVPTRTNVNQVVVTGPGAPPLATLDDLAGREVFVRKASAYYGSLTQLSTQLTGRGKPAIVIHEAPDVLEDDDILEMVNAGLMPITIVDDYLAQFWQQVFTDIKVHPDLAVRTGGTLAIAFRKENPKLRAVVDEWVLKHGRGDTLRAVLEQRYLKNVKFAKNATTDAERRKFREVIELFRKYGGQYDMDYLLMAAQGYQESTLDNNVKSPVGAVGVMQVMPPTGKQLNVGDIHKLEPNIHAGVKYMRFMMDQYFKDESIDPLNKGLMTFAAYNAGPGRLRQLRREAAERGLNPNVWFGNVERVASERIGRETVTYVSNIYKYYLAYTLLSAQHDRRVDAKAQIRKSQ
- a CDS encoding serine hydrolase domain-containing protein, producing MRAVAAHVVDGHVSRGFEAVRDAFEANFDRHGEVGGACCAYYRGEKVVDLWGGVRNQVTDTPWERDTMVVVHSATKGLAAMTLAIAHSRGWLDYEERVATYWPEFAQQGKQTITVRQLLAHQAGLFAFDEPVDRDVVADLDRLAGVMARQKPAWEPGMRQAYHALTLGFYEGELMRRIDPRHRSLGQFFHDEVAAALGEDVHIGLPQDIPNSRLAVLAPPGRLALLWGFPLRLTLEALNPRSNIHRALMVNPGAAVYLDEPRVYARDLEVPSGNAVGSARGIARAYGVFASGGRELGLRQETLDLLAARAVPPGRGFHDECMKAEGLEFSLGFMKSCPAFPFGSASAYGAPGAGGAMGFADPETGIGYGYVTSQMGTTLTGDPRDVALRDALCASLRKQC